The following is a genomic window from Collimonas fungivorans Ter331.
GCGCCGTGGGTGGCCCAGCGCGTGTGGGCGATTCCGGTGAAACCTGAGAGGCTGGCTTTCTCGACCTGGATTTCCAGGTCGGCCACGCGCGAAGTGCTGCGCGAGCGCTGCAATTTGCCGTCTATATGCAGGGCGACGCCGCAAGAGTCGTAACCGCGGTATTCGAGCCGCTTCAATCCTTCCAGCAGGATGGGCGTGACATTAATCTGGGCAACTGCTGCGACGATACCGCACATGGCTTTCCTCATTGATCAAGTGAATGAGGCGTATCTTAGGCCAGCGCTTATGAAATAAGATTACTAAATTTGCATATATTTGATTGAATATTTCATGATATAAATCGTATGAAATATTATTCCATTTATATTTGATTTTATCTCATAAATTACACATTCCATCATGGATATCGTTCTGGACGAACTGGATAAGCGGATTTTGAATGCCTTGCAGGCCGATGCCGCCCAAACCAACCATCAGCTGGCGCAGCTGGTGCATGCCTCGCCGCCGACCTGTTTGCGGCGCGTCAAGCGCCTGACCGACGCCGGCATCATCCTGCGCCAGGTGGCGATTGTGGCGCCGGACAAGGTCGGCGCCGGCCTGACCGCGATTGTCGAAGTCACGCTCGACAACCAGGCGGCGGAGCGTTTGCAGGAGTTTGAGGTTGTGGTGGCGGATGAGCCTGCGTTATTGCAATGCTACCGGGTGTCGCCCGGGCCGGACTTCGTGCTGGTGCTGCAAGTGGCGGACATGGCGGCTTACCATGCGCTGGCGCACCAGCTGTTTGCCGCGCAAAAGAATGTGCGCAATGTGCGCACTTATTTTTCGATCCATCGCAGCAAGTTCGAGACCCGGCTAGCAGTATAAAAATTGTAGGGTGGGCAGATTTTCTGCCCACCCTGCAGGCGATTCTGGCATAAGCGACGGTCTGCGTGGGCACAAGCGCCCACCCTGCCAGTTCATTTACTTCTTGATCTTGACCGGCCGCTGCCAGCCGTCGATGGTGACCTGGCGCGCGCGCGAGACGGTCAGCTTGCCTTCCGGCGCATCCTTGGTCAGCGTGGTGCCGGCTCCCAGAGTCGCCCCTTTGCCGACCCGCACCGGCGCCACCAGCTGGCTATCGCTGCCGATGAAGGCGTCGTCTTCGATAATGGTGCGGAATTTGTTGGCGCCGTCGTAGTTGCAGGTAATGGTGCCGGCGCCGATGTTGACGCGCGATCCCACCGTGGCGTCGCCGACGTAGGCCAGGTGGTTGGCTTTGCTGTGTGCGGCAATCTGGCTGTTCTTGACCTCGACGAAATTGCCGATATGGACGTCTTCGCCAAGCTCGGTGCCGGGACGCAGGCGCGCATACGGTCCGATCTGGGAAGCGGCGCCGACCACGGCATCTTCGATATGACAGAACGGTTTGATGTTGGCGCCGCGGCCGATGCGGGCATTCTTGATGACGCAGTTGGCGCCGATGATGACGCCGTCTTCGATGCTGACTTCGCCCTCGAAGATGCAGCCGATATCGATGCTGACATCGCGGCCGCAGCTCAGCGCGCCGCGCACGTCCAGGCGCGCCGGGTCGAGCAGGGTCACGCCCTGTTCCAGCAAACGTTCGGCGATGCTGCGCTGGTAGATGCGTTCCAGCTCGGCCAGCTGCACCTTGCTATTGACGCCCAGGGTTTCCCATACGGCGCCGGGTTGCGCCGACACTACCGGCGTGCCGTCGGCGACGGCGCTGGCGACGATATCGGTCAGATAATATTCGCCCTGGGCATTGTTGTTGGACAAGCCGGCCAGCCATTTCTTGAGCTGCGCGGTGGGCGCTACCATGATGCCGGTATTGCATTCGCGGATCGTGCGCTGTTCCGGCGTCGCGTCTTTTTGCTCGACGATGCTGACGATCCTGCCTTCACCATTGTGCTCGCGGACGATGCGGCCGTAACCGGTCGGGTCCGGCAGGTCCACCGTCAGGACCGCCAGCTTGTCTGTGCCGGCGCTATCGATCAGCCGTTGCAGCGTGCTGCTGGCGATCAGCGGCACGTCGCCGTACAGCACCAGGGTCGGCACCGTGTCGTCCAGCTGCGGCGCGGCCTGGGCCACCGCATGGCCGGTGCCGAGTTGCGGTTCCTGCCTGGCAAACGTCAGGTCGGCGGCATGGAACTGTTTCAATACGGCGTCGCCGCCATGGCCATAAATGATGCAAATGCTGCTTGGCGACAAGCTGCGCGCCGTATCGACAACATGTCCCAGCAAAGATTTTCCAGCCAGCGGATGTAGCACTTTCGGCAGCGCCGATTGCATGCGTTTGCCCATGCCAGCGGCGAGGATGACGACGTTCATAGAGACACTTTGCTAATAAGAAATAGGGAAGGCTTAGGCAAACCGCCAGGCCGGCGCATGAAGCGGATTTGGGCAAAACCTTAGGGAGGAAATTCTAGCATGGCCCCGTATGCCGATGAATTATTGTTATTTATTTGATATCATACCCATTGATTTTTTGATAAAAATAATTCAATTGCCGACAATAGGAGACTGGTATGGCTATCGCTTTTCCCATTTGTTTTTCTCGCAGACGATTATTTCGAGCGGCGGTATCGGCCAGCGTCGTCGTCGTGTTGGCGGCGGCAGTGCAATGCCGTCCTGCCAGTGCGCAGTATGATCCGGCCAAGGCGCTGGTCGAAATCGATGCTATTGCCAGTCAGTATCCCGACCCGGAAGTCACGATAGATTCGCCGGCGTTTGCCGCCGGAAAAACTGGTTTCACATCGCAGCAGGAGATGCTGGTTTATATCCGGGGGCTGGCTGCGCAATCGCCGTCGATGCGCGTACGGCAACTGGGGCCGTCGCAACAGGGGCGGGCGATTCCGCTGCTGGTGTTTGCCGAGCCGGCCGTATCCAGCGGCGCCGAGCTGTCGAAAAACGGCAAGCCGACGGTGCTGCTGATCGGCGCCCAGCACGGCAATGAGCCGGCGGGCGGCGAAGCGGCGCTGGCGTTCGCCGGCATGTTGGCCAACGGCAAGCTTGACGACATCCTCGAACGCGTAAATATCCTGATCGTGCCGCGCGCCAATCCAGACGGCAGCGCTGCATTCCTGCGCGGCCTGGCGGATGGACAAGACGTCAATCGCGATCACTTGACGCTGGCGACGCCGGAAGGGCAGGCGCTGGCTCACGTGTTCAATGACTATCAGCCGGAAGTGGTGCTGGACAGTCATGAATTCAGCGTTGGCGGCCGCTGGGTGGAAAAATTCGGCGCGCTGCAAAAATACGATGGCCTGGTCCAGCTAGCGACCGTGGCGAATCTGCCGCAGGCGCAGGCGGCCGCCGCCGAAACTCTGTTCCGTCAGCCGCTGCTGCAGGCGTTCGACCGCCGTGCGCTGAGCCATTCCTGGTATTACACAACCAGCTGGAACAAGGACGACAGGACGGTGGCGATGGGCGGCGTCGGTCCGGATACGGGCCGCAACATCGCCGGCCTGCGCAATGCGATCTCGTTTTTGCTGGAAACACGTGGCGTCGGTATCGGCAAGGCGCATTTCAAACGACGCGTGTACACCCATTTGACGGCGATCGAATCGGTGGTCAATGCCACTGCCGGCAATGCGTCGCAGGTACTGGCCCTGAACCGGCAGTTTCGGCGAGAGGTAGCTGCCAAGGCGGGACGGGGCGTACTGAACGTAATTGGCGCGGCGACGCCGGGCCGTCACACGCTGGCCATGCTGGATGCCCGCAGCGGGCAGGCAAGGGCGATTGAGGTCGACTGGATGTCGGCGCTCGAGATCCAGCCAAAGCTGCAACGCCCGCGCCCTTTTGCCTATCTCCTGCCTGCCTCGGAAACGCGCGCAGCCGAGCGGCTGCAGGCACTCGGCGTAAATGTTTATCAAGTCACGGCAAAGCTGCAACTGGGGCTGGAGCAAGGCGCGCAAAGTTATCGCCTGACTTCCCGGACACAAGGGCGCAAGCAAGACGTGACCGGTTCGGCGGGCGCCGCCAGCGATGTCGTGCGCGTTACTACCGAACTGGAGGCGCTGCCATTGGCGATCGCTGCGGGCTGGTATTACGTGCCGCTGGACCAGCCTCTGGCCAACCTTGCCGCTGCCGCGCTGGAGCCGGAATCGCAGAGCAGCTATGTATCGAACGGTCTGCTGCCGGCGCCCACGGCGGACGGCGACGGGCCGGCCTACCTGCCTTTGTACCGTTTGGCGAAACGGCCGCAGCTTGCGGTTGAAGCGCTGGTTGCCGCACGGGGTTTGTAAATGACGGCGCAGTGGTTTCGGCATTGAGCTGCGTCGATAAAATATGGAGACAAGACAATGAATAAGATGTTGTTGACAGGAGTGCTGGCGAGCGTTGCTGGCGGCGCGATGGCGCCCGTTTTTGCCGAACCGGCGGAGCGCGTCGAGATATACGGCCGCGTGGATCTGAGCATGGACGAGGTCCGTGGAAATGGCGGCAGGATGTTGAAGCAAACGGATAACGCCTCGCGTTTCGGCGTGCGCGGCAGCGAAGATCTGGGCGCCGGCTGGCGTGTCTTGTTTGGCATTGAAGCCGGCTTCAATGCCGATACCGGCCTAGCAACCGATCCGATGTTGCGCAACGCCTACGCCGGCGTGCGCGGCGGCTTCGGCACAGTGGCTGTGGGGCGCCTTGATTCGTCGCAGGCAACCGGTTCGCCCCTGTATTCGCAAGTCACCAGGAATATCACCTTTGTGGGGCATGACGCCGGGGCGACGGCGATTGGTACGCGCTGGCTGAATGCGCGCAACCGCACCAGCAATGCGGTCGGCTACATGAGCCCGGTATTCCACGGTTTCAGTGTGCGAGCGCGCTATCACCAGCCCGATCCTGGCGATGCTGCAGCCAAGGTGAGGCAGGAAGGCGACGTGAAGGCTACCGATATCGGCCTCAATTACGAATCCGGCGCGCTGTCTGCGGGCATCGGTTATGGCCAGAATAAACGCCGCGGAACGCCGGTCGACAATGACTTTCGTCGCAAATGGCAACTGCTCGGTTCTTACAGTTTTGGCGCAACCAAGATTTCAGCCCTGTATGGCAGGGATCATTACAACGGTACGGTGGGCGCGCGGTCCAGGGTTAACTACTGGCTGCTTGGTTTTTCGCTGCCGTTTGGCGCCGGCCTGCATCAAATCGCGGCGAACTATATGAAACGTGATGCCCAAGGCGATATACAGGGCAAAGGCTCAAATTTCCAGGCCGGATATATTTTTCATATGAGCAAACGTACCAAGCTGTACGCGTCATATGATCGTGAAAACCTGAACGCGAACAAGGGCGGCAACTTGCTCAATACAATAAGCAGCGGTATTCAACACCGGTTTTAATGCTGCAATGAATGCCGTTCTCGCCAGGAAGTTACGTGGCGAGAACGGCAGGTTCAATGCGTGTCGGGGTGCTATCAGTAGCGTTGCCAGAAACCGCCCGAGAAGGCCCAGCCGTTGCCGTTGCGGACCCAATGTCCCGGGGCCCAGAAATAACCGTCGCGGCGCGCTTCCCAATGACCGTTGACCCAGTCGTGGCGGCCGTTGTTCCAGCGCCAGTAACCCCCGATCCAGACATGGTTGGGGCTGGGCGCCGGCGTCATGACTTCGATCTGCGGCGGCGGCGGGGCGACGTTGATCACCACCGGCGGCGCGCTGTAGGTATTGTTGATCGGCACCCAGCGGCCGCCATGGAATACCCACTGGCCGCCTTCGTTGGCCCAGTAGGCATGCTGGTAAACCATATTCTGGCGCGATTGTTCCCAATGGCCGTTACTCCAGACGTAGCGGTTGTTTTCCCACTTCCAGTGGCCGGCGATCCAGTAGGAGTCGGGATAGGGCGCCGGCGGCGCCACTTCCACCAGCGGCGCCGGCGGTGCTTGCACGACCCGGACTTCACGGTATTCGACGCGGGTGCGCGGCGGTTCGACCACGCAGCCCGCCAGCGACAGGGAAGCCGCTGCTACGGCCGACAAGGCAAGGTAACGCTGAAAACGACGACGGTTCATTCATATCTCCAGAAAAAAGGTCCTGGGTATTAAACGATTTGCCGTACGGAATGAATACAGGGCTTACAAATACTTGCAATTCACCTGTGTCGCCGTGTTTCCCGATGCTTTGGCCGAACGCTCAGGCTTCATCCTTGACATCGGTGCTGGGGCCGTTTTTCTTGACGGCGTCGATGCCGGCGTCGCGTGCGCTGGTGGTGCTGTACATCTGGCTGCTGCCGATGACCTGGTGATTGGCAGCCTTCAGGTTGAAATAGAACTTGCCGTTGGAAGCCTGGTTGCGGCTATAGCGATCGTCTTGTGCGCTGTTGCTCTGGACCGAGGCGATGCCGTTTTCGGCGGAAGCCTTGGCGACATACATTTCGCTGTTCAGCACCACTTCGCCGTTGCCAGAGTAGAGCAGGAAATAGAACTGTCCATCCACCGACTTCTTGAGTACATAGGACCCTGCCATTGCGCGTCTCCTGATAGGTTGCCGGCCAGGCGGCGCAGTGTCGCTGTATCTGTTCAGCTGGTTGCACTGGTTGCCGCTGGTCCGCTTCGATTATATAGCCGGGCGGGGAAATCGATGGATTAGTCTGCCGGCCGCAGCGGAATGATGCTGGCAACGCTTGCCGGCGTCGAGCATGGATCATCGTCAAACGCAATATCGCCGTTGGGATCGGCAATGCCGCTGGCCTTCAGGTCGGCGAAACCAAACAGGTTGCGGTCCATCAGGTGCGACGGCGCTACCGTCGACAGCGACGAGAAAATGTTTTCCACCCGGCCCGGGAATTTCTTTTCCCATTCGCGCAGCATGCCCTTGATCTGCTTGCGCTGCAGGTTTTCCTGGCTGCCGCACAGGTCGCAAGGGATGATGGGGAACTGCTTGACCTCGGCATAGCGGCTGAGGTCGGCTTCCTTGACGTAGGCCAGCGGCCGGATCACGATCTGCTTGCCGTCGTCCGATTGCAGCTTGGCCGGCATGCTCTTGAGCTTGCCACCGAAAAACATGTTGAGGAAGAAGGTTTCCATGATGTCGTCGCGATGGTGGCCGAGGGCGACCTTGGTCGCGCCCAGCTCGGTGGCGACCCGGTACAGGATGCCGCGCCGCAGGCGCGAGCATAGCGAGCAGGTGGTCTTGCCTTCCGGGATCAGGCGCTTGACGATGCTGTAGGTATCCTGGTTTTCGATGTGGTAGGCGACGCCCAATTTCTCCAGGTAGGCCGGCAGGATGTGGTCCGGGAAATTCGGCTGCTTCTGGTCCAGGTTGACCGCGACGATCTCGAAATTGATCGGCGCCCGTTCGCGCAGGGTCATCAGGATATCCAGCAGGGCGTAGCTGTCCTTGCCGCCCGACAGGCAGACCATCACCTTGTCGCCGTCTTCGATCATGTTGAAATCGCCGATCGCCTGGCCGACCTGGCGGCACAGGCGCTTGTGCAGCTTGTTGTTTTCGTGGGCGATCTTTTCCACGCTTTTCTGGCTTGGGGAGTTGGCGGCGTCGCCGCCGGCTGCTTGCACTAGTAATTGGTCTTGCATCGGGGTTTCCTGCTTCAATTGTTCATTCATGGCGATTCGGCCTCAGGCTTTCGGTTTGATCCGAAACACTTCGACGCCGACCGAGCGGCAATCGGGATAGGCGTCGGGTTTTTCGGTGGACACCCTTACCGCGCGTACCCGCGGATGCAGCAGCAGGGCATTGGCGAGGTCGTCGCACAGGGTTTCCTGCAAATGGATATGCCCTTGCGCCATGCGCTTTGCGACGGTATTGCGCATGAAATTGTAATCCAGCACGTCATCCACATGATCTTTGGTAGGCGTTGACAAAGCCAGCGGCACAAACAGGTCGACATTGATCAGCGCACGTTGCGTGCCTTGTTTTTCAGATTCGTAGACGCCGATATTGATCTGCACTTCGTAGTCGCGCAGGAAAAGGCGGCGGCAATCGCTAAGGTCGGGATGGATGAGTGCGGAGAGCATGGTGTTTTCAGTGAGGATGGGACGGCTGGGCGGGAACGGCAGCCGGGTCCCGTGGGTGAGGATACAAGTGTTGGCCGCCATCGACCAGCAGCGTGCTGCCGGTAATGGCGGAGGAGGAGGCGACAAAACAGACGGTCGCCGCGATATCTTCCAAAGTCGCCGGCTGCTTCGACTGGGCGCCGCCGGTTGCATTCAATGACGACGCAAGCGAGGGCGCAATCGCGACCACCCGCAACTGCGGCGCATAAGCCTGCGCCAGCAAGGCGGTGGCGCTGTGCAATGCAGCCTTTGACAGCGTATAGGACAGGAAATCGGGATGCGGGTTGAACAGTTTCTGGTCCAGCAGGTTGACGACCACCGCATGCGCGCCTTCCGTCTTGAGCGTCGCCGCATGCAGCGCCTGCGCCAGCAGCAGGGGAGCCGCCAGGTTGTTTTGCATGTGACGTCCCAGGCTGGCCGCGGACAGGGTGGCAGCGTTGTCGTATTCGACGTGGCTGGCGTTGTTGACGATGCAGCCGACGGCGCCGAGCTCTTGCGCCACGCGCGGCAGCAGCGCCTGGATCTCGGCTTCCTGGGTCAAATCGCACGGGATCGCGACAGCCCGGACTCCCAGCGCCTGGCATTCCTGCAACAGCGCCGCCGGCGCCGGGCCTTGCTGGTAATGCAGCGCCAGGTCCCAGCCCTGCCGCGCCAGCGCCAGCGCAACGGCGCGGCCGACCGTACTGGCGGCATCGGTGACAAGGGCAACGGTGGGGACTGGCGTGGTCATCATGGTTTATTCATCATAAGCGCTGTGCAGGATTCCCGGGGGTGACGCGGCAGGCGGCATTTACACTGTTTCATCGGCGACGCGCATTGACGACTCTTGCTTGTGCGCCGGCGTTATCTTCTACAATAGCGCCATGCAACTGCAATTACCCGAAGCTTCGGTCGAAGCACAGCGCGCATCGCGCCTGTTACACAATCTGATCGCCACTGAAATCCGCCGGCAGCATGGCTGGATTTCATTCGCGCGTTATATGGAACTGCTGTTGTACGCGCCGGACCTCGGTTATTACAGCGGCGGCGCGGCAAAATTGGGCAAAGACGGTGATTTTACAACCGCGCCCGAGATTACGCCGCTTTTTGGCGCGACTTTGGCCCATTTGACAACAGAATTGCTGGTTTCTTCGCCTGCGCTGCAGCCGCGGATACTGGAATTCGGCGCCGGCAGCGGCCAGCTGGCCCATGACATCCTGACTGAATTGGCCACCAGCGTGGCTGCCGGCGACAACGGCGCCGGCTTGCCGCAAGCGTATTACATCGTTGAACTGTCAGCCGAACTGCGGGCGCGCCAGCAGCTGAAACTGCAGGCATTTCCGCAGGTGCAGTGGCTGGATCGCTTGCCCGAGGCGTTTTCCGGGGTAGTGATCGGCAACGAGGTGCTCGATGCGATGCCGGTCGAACTGGTGTTGCGTGGCGAGCAAGGCTGGCTGCAGCGCGGGGTCGGCCTGGCCGAAACCGGCGTCGAGGGCGAAGATGGACAATTTGTCTACATTGATCGCCCGGCCGAGCCGACGCTTATCGCACAGATACCTGATGCCGAGTCGCTGACGGTCGGCCACCTGACTGAAGTGCATCCGGTGGCGATCGGTTTCATGCATTCGCTGGGCGGCATGTTGAAAGCCGGGCAGGGCGCAGTCGCGCTGTTCTTCGATTATGGTTTCCCGGCTGCGGAATATTATTTGCAGCAGCGCGACCAGGGTACCTTGATGTGCCATTACCGGCATCATGCCCATCCCGATCCGTTTTACCTGCCGGGTTTGCAGGATGTCACCGCCCACGTCGATTTCACTGCAATGGCCGCCGCCGCCCTCGATAGCGGGCTGGACCTGCTGGGCTACAGCAGCCAGGCGGCTTTCCTGCTGGAAGCCGGGATCGGCAAGCTGTTGCTGCGCACGCCGCCGGAGAACGCCCTGGCTTACCTGCCGCAAGCCAATGCCTTGCAAAAGCTAGTGTCGCCGGCTGAGATGGGGGAGTTGTTCAAGGTGCTGGCGGTTGGCGTCCATGCCGAGCTGCCGGCGCGCTTCGCCAACCACGACCGCAGTCATCGTCTATGACCATCATCCTGTCCGAAAGCGCCGCATGATCCGCTGGATGCTGGTGATTTTTGTCGCCGTCATCGTGTTTTCCAGCGCCTTGCCCTGGCTGGAGAAGCTCGGGCTCGGCCGCTTGCCGGGCGACCTGCGGTTTACCCTGTTCGGCAGGAAATTCTCCCTGCCGTTTGCCTCCACCATCCTGTTGTCGACGGTGCTGTTCCTGCTGGTGCGGTTGCTCTAGGTGTCCATCAAGTCGTTGAACAGCTGCGGCGGCCGCGCGATCACCGAGCGCTCCTGGTAAGTCACGACCGGCCGTTGCAGCAGTTTCGGATGGGCGGCGAGCGCTTGCAGCAATGTGGCGTCGTCGGCCTGGGCCAGGTTGAGCTCGGCGTATTCCGCTTCGTTGTCGCGCACCATGGCGCTGACCGGGCCGCCCAGCTGCTTGTGCAGGGTTTTCAACTGCGCCAGGGTCAGCGGCGTTTTTTGATAATCGACGACTTCCAGCTTGAGCTGGTGCTCGCTGCTGTATTGCTCGGCGAGCGCCAGCGCCTCGCGCGATTTCGAACAGCGCGGGTTGTGATAGATGGTGATCATGTCGGCTCCTGTGTAGTTTCATCCAGCGGCAATACTTCGTCATCCCAGCCGCTGGCGGGCATGTCTTCGCGCAAGATGCGGTCGTGCGCAAACATCTCCTCCAGTTCCTCGCGCGCTTTCTTGGCGATCGAGACGATTTCCTGCTGGTTTTTCTGGTGCGGATACATATCGTGCAGGGTTTGCAGGTTGTGGGCGCGGAATTTCATCGCTGCCTGGCGCGCCCGGTAGGCGCCGAAACCCATCGTGCGCAGCGCCTGGCGTCCGAGCTGCAGGGCAGATTCGAACGTTTCGCGTTCGATCACGGTCACGCCCAGGTCCATCAAGTCGAAATAGTGGGTAACGTTGCGCGCCCGGGCGATGATCGGCAGGTCGGGAAACACGTGGCGCACTGCCGCCACCAGTTTCAGGCTGCCTTCGATGTCGTCCAGCGCCACCACCAGCAAGCGCGCCTTGGCGATGCCGGCGGCGTGCATCAGGTCCATGCGGGTGGCGTCGCCGTAGAACACCTTGAAGCCGAATTTGCGCAGCAGCTCGATCTGGTCGGGATCGTGGTCGAGCACGGTCAGGCCGATCTTGTTGGCGTGCAGCAGGCGGCCGATGATCTGGCCGAAGCGGCCGAAGCCGGCGATGATGACCGGGTTTTCATTGTCGTCGATTTCATCGTCGGGACGTTTCTGCGTGTTCAGGAAATATGGCGCGATGACTTTGTCGTACACCACCAGCAGCAGCGGCGTGGTCACCATCGACAGCGCCACCACCACTACCAGGATAGACGAGGTTTCCTGGGAAAACACGCGGGCGGTGGCGGCGGCGCCGAACACCACGAAGGCGAATTCGCCGCCCTGCGACAGCAAGGCCGCAAACAGGAATTGCTGGGCGCGGGCGATCTGGAATACTTTGCTGAGCAGGTACAGTACGGTCAGCTTGATCGCCAGGAAACCGGCCACCAGGCCGAGAATCAGCCACGGCTGGCTGAGCAGCAGGCCAAAGTCGACCGACATGCCGACGGCGATGAAGAACAGTCCGAGCAGCAAGCCCTTGAACGGCTCCAGGTCGGTTTCCAGCGCATGCCGGTATTCCGAATCGGCCAGCAGCACGCCGGCCAGGAAGCTGCCCAATGCCATCGACATGCCTACCGATTCCATCAGCAGGCCGATGGCGATCACCAGCAGCAGCGCAAAGGCAGTGAAGATTTCACGCAGTCCGGTGCGGGCGATCATGCGCATCAACGGCCGCACCAGGTAACGGCCGCCGACGATCAGGGTGGCGATCACCGCCACCACCTTCAGGCCGCCGATCCAGCCTTCGCCGCTGCCGTGGGCGGCGGCGACGCCGAGCAAGGGCACGATCGCGATCATGGGAATGGCGGCGATGTCCTGGAACAGCAGGATGGCAAAACCGGCGCGACCGGCAGGCGTGCTGTTGATCTTGCGTTCGTTGATGGTGGCCAGGGCGATCGCGGTGGACGACAGCGACATGCCGAGCGCGGCGATCAGCGCGGTTTTCCAGTCGACCCCGGCAGCCACGGCGGCGCCGAACAGCGCCAGCGAAACCGTCGCCACCTGCGCCGTGCCCCAGCCGAAAATCGAGCGCCGCAGCGACCACAGGCGCTTCGGTTCGAGTTCGAGGCCGATCATGAACAGCAGCAGCACCACCCCGAACTCGGAGAAATGCAGGATGTCTTCGACATTGTCGATCAGGCGC
Proteins encoded in this region:
- a CDS encoding Lrp/AsnC family transcriptional regulator, which encodes MDIVLDELDKRILNALQADAAQTNHQLAQLVHASPPTCLRRVKRLTDAGIILRQVAIVAPDKVGAGLTAIVEVTLDNQAAERLQEFEVVVADEPALLQCYRVSPGPDFVLVLQVADMAAYHALAHQLFAAQKNVRNVRTYFSIHRSKFETRLAV
- the glmU gene encoding bifunctional UDP-N-acetylglucosamine diphosphorylase/glucosamine-1-phosphate N-acetyltransferase GlmU gives rise to the protein MNVVILAAGMGKRMQSALPKVLHPLAGKSLLGHVVDTARSLSPSSICIIYGHGGDAVLKQFHAADLTFARQEPQLGTGHAVAQAAPQLDDTVPTLVLYGDVPLIASSTLQRLIDSAGTDKLAVLTVDLPDPTGYGRIVREHNGEGRIVSIVEQKDATPEQRTIRECNTGIMVAPTAQLKKWLAGLSNNNAQGEYYLTDIVASAVADGTPVVSAQPGAVWETLGVNSKVQLAELERIYQRSIAERLLEQGVTLLDPARLDVRGALSCGRDVSIDIGCIFEGEVSIEDGVIIGANCVIKNARIGRGANIKPFCHIEDAVVGAASQIGPYARLRPGTELGEDVHIGNFVEVKNSQIAAHSKANHLAYVGDATVGSRVNIGAGTITCNYDGANKFRTIIEDDAFIGSDSQLVAPVRVGKGATLGAGTTLTKDAPEGKLTVSRARQVTIDGWQRPVKIKK
- a CDS encoding M14 family metallopeptidase codes for the protein MQCRPASAQYDPAKALVEIDAIASQYPDPEVTIDSPAFAAGKTGFTSQQEMLVYIRGLAAQSPSMRVRQLGPSQQGRAIPLLVFAEPAVSSGAELSKNGKPTVLLIGAQHGNEPAGGEAALAFAGMLANGKLDDILERVNILIVPRANPDGSAAFLRGLADGQDVNRDHLTLATPEGQALAHVFNDYQPEVVLDSHEFSVGGRWVEKFGALQKYDGLVQLATVANLPQAQAAAAETLFRQPLLQAFDRRALSHSWYYTTSWNKDDRTVAMGGVGPDTGRNIAGLRNAISFLLETRGVGIGKAHFKRRVYTHLTAIESVVNATAGNASQVLALNRQFRREVAAKAGRGVLNVIGAATPGRHTLAMLDARSGQARAIEVDWMSALEIQPKLQRPRPFAYLLPASETRAAERLQALGVNVYQVTAKLQLGLEQGAQSYRLTSRTQGRKQDVTGSAGAASDVVRVTTELEALPLAIAAGWYYVPLDQPLANLAAAALEPESQSSYVSNGLLPAPTADGDGPAYLPLYRLAKRPQLAVEALVAARGL
- a CDS encoding porin → MLLTGVLASVAGGAMAPVFAEPAERVEIYGRVDLSMDEVRGNGGRMLKQTDNASRFGVRGSEDLGAGWRVLFGIEAGFNADTGLATDPMLRNAYAGVRGGFGTVAVGRLDSSQATGSPLYSQVTRNITFVGHDAGATAIGTRWLNARNRTSNAVGYMSPVFHGFSVRARYHQPDPGDAAAKVRQEGDVKATDIGLNYESGALSAGIGYGQNKRRGTPVDNDFRRKWQLLGSYSFGATKISALYGRDHYNGTVGARSRVNYWLLGFSLPFGAGLHQIAANYMKRDAQGDIQGKGSNFQAGYIFHMSKRTKLYASYDRENLNANKGGNLLNTISSGIQHRF
- a CDS encoding YXWGXW repeat-containing protein, with the protein product MNRRRFQRYLALSAVAAASLSLAGCVVEPPRTRVEYREVRVVQAPPAPLVEVAPPAPYPDSYWIAGHWKWENNRYVWSNGHWEQSRQNMVYQHAYWANEGGQWVFHGGRWVPINNTYSAPPVVINVAPPPPQIEVMTPAPSPNHVWIGGYWRWNNGRHDWVNGHWEARRDGYFWAPGHWVRNGNGWAFSGGFWQRY
- a CDS encoding YegP family protein: MAGSYVLKKSVDGQFYFLLYSGNGEVVLNSEMYVAKASAENGIASVQSNSAQDDRYSRNQASNGKFYFNLKAANHQVIGSSQMYSTTSARDAGIDAVKKNGPSTDVKDEA
- the ttcA gene encoding tRNA 2-thiocytidine(32) synthetase TtcA, with the translated sequence MQDQLLVQAAGGDAANSPSQKSVEKIAHENNKLHKRLCRQVGQAIGDFNMIEDGDKVMVCLSGGKDSYALLDILMTLRERAPINFEIVAVNLDQKQPNFPDHILPAYLEKLGVAYHIENQDTYSIVKRLIPEGKTTCSLCSRLRRGILYRVATELGATKVALGHHRDDIMETFFLNMFFGGKLKSMPAKLQSDDGKQIVIRPLAYVKEADLSRYAEVKQFPIIPCDLCGSQENLQRKQIKGMLREWEKKFPGRVENIFSSLSTVAPSHLMDRNLFGFADLKASGIADPNGDIAFDDDPCSTPASVASIIPLRPAD
- a CDS encoding dihydroneopterin aldolase, encoding MLSALIHPDLSDCRRLFLRDYEVQINIGVYESEKQGTQRALINVDLFVPLALSTPTKDHVDDVLDYNFMRNTVAKRMAQGHIHLQETLCDDLANALLLHPRVRAVRVSTEKPDAYPDCRSVGVEVFRIKPKA
- a CDS encoding SDR family oxidoreductase, giving the protein MMTTPVPTVALVTDAASTVGRAVALALARQGWDLALHYQQGPAPAALLQECQALGVRAVAIPCDLTQEAEIQALLPRVAQELGAVGCIVNNASHVEYDNAATLSAASLGRHMQNNLAAPLLLAQALHAATLKTEGAHAVVVNLLDQKLFNPHPDFLSYTLSKAALHSATALLAQAYAPQLRVVAIAPSLASSLNATGGAQSKQPATLEDIAATVCFVASSSAITGSTLLVDGGQHLYPHPRDPAAVPAQPSHPH
- a CDS encoding class I SAM-dependent methyltransferase, translating into MQLQLPEASVEAQRASRLLHNLIATEIRRQHGWISFARYMELLLYAPDLGYYSGGAAKLGKDGDFTTAPEITPLFGATLAHLTTELLVSSPALQPRILEFGAGSGQLAHDILTELATSVAAGDNGAGLPQAYYIVELSAELRARQQLKLQAFPQVQWLDRLPEAFSGVVIGNEVLDAMPVELVLRGEQGWLQRGVGLAETGVEGEDGQFVYIDRPAEPTLIAQIPDAESLTVGHLTEVHPVAIGFMHSLGGMLKAGQGAVALFFDYGFPAAEYYLQQRDQGTLMCHYRHHAHPDPFYLPGLQDVTAHVDFTAMAAAALDSGLDLLGYSSQAAFLLEAGIGKLLLRTPPENALAYLPQANALQKLVSPAEMGELFKVLAVGVHAELPARFANHDRSHRL
- a CDS encoding DUF2905 domain-containing protein — its product is MIRWMLVIFVAVIVFSSALPWLEKLGLGRLPGDLRFTLFGRKFSLPFASTILLSTVLFLLVRLL